In Deinococcus puniceus, one genomic interval encodes:
- the miaB gene encoding tRNA (N6-isopentenyl adenosine(37)-C2)-methylthiotransferase MiaB gives MKAHLITYGCQMNEYDTHLVQSQLVSFGAQIVDSVDEADFVLINTCAVRGKPVDKVRSVLGTLRKLKAERPLVIGMMGCLAQLEEGQQIARKFEVDVLLGPGSLLDIGKALESNERFWGLQFKDELHDHIPPPPQGKLQAHLTIMRGCDHHCTYCIVPTTRGPQVSRHPDQILRELEMQLAAGVQEVTLLGQNVNAYGVDGGAKLAGYPSFANLLRMVGQSGVRRIKFTTSHPMNFTEDVAAAMAETPAVCEFVHLPVQSGSNRVLRRMAREYTREEYLHHIANIRKHIPNAVLATDIIVGFPGETEADFEDTLSLYDEVGYDSAYMFAYSARPGTPSYKHFEDLPRELKVERLTRLIAKQKDWSARKNAAHVGSIQEVLLRGDAFSEGFLEGHTRGNHPTVVPKVLGITGAGVHRVRINQATPHMMYGNLIDANGENLPEVPRFAPEAAALVSPLQMA, from the coding sequence ATGAAGGCCCACCTCATTACCTACGGCTGCCAGATGAACGAGTACGACACCCATCTGGTGCAGTCCCAACTGGTTAGCTTCGGCGCACAGATCGTAGACAGCGTGGACGAAGCGGATTTCGTGCTGATCAATACTTGTGCGGTGCGCGGCAAGCCCGTAGACAAGGTTCGCAGTGTGCTGGGCACGCTCCGCAAGCTCAAGGCCGAACGCCCGCTGGTCATCGGCATGATGGGCTGCCTCGCACAACTGGAAGAAGGGCAGCAGATTGCCCGCAAATTTGAAGTTGACGTGCTGCTCGGCCCCGGTAGCCTGCTGGATATCGGCAAGGCGCTGGAGAGCAACGAGCGCTTCTGGGGTCTGCAATTTAAGGACGAACTGCACGATCATATTCCGCCGCCGCCCCAAGGCAAATTGCAGGCGCACCTGACCATCATGCGCGGCTGCGATCACCACTGCACCTACTGCATCGTGCCGACCACGCGCGGGCCGCAGGTGAGCCGTCACCCCGACCAAATTTTGCGCGAGCTGGAGATGCAACTGGCCGCAGGCGTACAGGAAGTGACCTTGCTGGGCCAGAACGTGAACGCCTACGGGGTAGACGGCGGCGCGAAACTGGCCGGGTATCCCAGCTTTGCCAACCTTTTGCGGATGGTGGGGCAAAGTGGCGTCCGGCGCATCAAATTTACGACCAGCCACCCCATGAACTTTACGGAAGACGTGGCCGCCGCGATGGCTGAAACGCCCGCCGTGTGCGAGTTCGTGCATCTGCCCGTGCAGAGTGGCAGCAACCGCGTGCTGCGGCGCATGGCCCGCGAGTACACCCGCGAGGAGTACCTGCACCACATCGCCAACATTCGCAAGCACATTCCGAACGCGGTCTTGGCCACCGACATCATCGTGGGCTTTCCCGGCGAAACCGAGGCCGACTTTGAGGACACGCTGAGCCTATACGACGAGGTGGGCTACGACAGCGCCTATATGTTCGCGTATTCGGCCCGGCCCGGCACGCCCAGCTATAAGCACTTTGAAGACCTGCCGCGTGAGCTGAAAGTGGAGCGCCTGACCCGCCTGATCGCCAAGCAAAAAGACTGGAGCGCCCGCAAAAACGCCGCCCATGTGGGCAGTATTCAGGAAGTCTTGCTGCGCGGCGACGCCTTCAGCGAGGGTTTTTTGGAAGGCCACACGCGGGGCAATCACCCGACGGTCGTGCCTAAGGTGCTGGGCATTACGGGGGCGGGCGTTCACCGAGTCCGGATCAATCAGGCCACTCCGCACATGATGTACGGCAATTTGATTGACGCCAACGGAGAAAACCTGCCCGAAGTGCCGCGCTTTGCCCCGGAAGCGGCGGCGCTGGTGAGTCCGTTGCAGATGGCGTAA
- a CDS encoding amidase, with amino-acid sequence MSADGSRLPGSPDFSDPQRAWAYLPAQPREGQAGGPLSGLRFSVKDLYGVEGWPLTASTRAPVPAPGNSVLVRRLLELGASAVGKTHLHEIALGITGMNGYGGTEHPTLPGHSPGGSSSGAAVSVALAGEKGGQVDFALGTDTGGSIRVPAAWCGVAGFKPSKDHPDYSLAGVLPLSPTCDHAGPLARDVTTLARVHTALTGRQLEAQAWSGLRVGLWLPEGWTDRPVREAVEAFAARLEGVGANLSPAVLPEMLDAYTPIVLSEAAQVHREALRQDDPGFTPFTLGLLRQGAALAAAEVDAAHARRADHRELLDALWSRFDVLLAPAVPTPPPLIGQDTAELEGGPLPLRRAVLRLTAPFSLLGVPALALPTQAEYVGVQLVMARGQDDRLLGLGLALEMGGIT; translated from the coding sequence ATGAGTGCTGACGGCTCCCGCCTGCCCGGTTCCCCCGACTTCTCCGACCCGCAGCGGGCTTGGGCCTACCTTCCGGCTCAGCCGAGAGAAGGGCAGGCAGGCGGGCCATTGTCGGGCCTGCGCTTCAGCGTCAAAGACCTGTACGGCGTGGAGGGCTGGCCCCTGACCGCCAGCACCCGCGCCCCTGTGCCCGCTCCGGGGAACAGCGTGCTGGTGCGCCGCCTTCTGGAGCTGGGAGCCTCGGCGGTGGGCAAAACACACCTGCATGAAATCGCGCTGGGCATCACGGGCATGAACGGCTACGGCGGCACCGAACACCCCACGTTGCCGGGGCACAGTCCGGGCGGCAGCAGCAGCGGGGCAGCGGTCAGCGTGGCACTGGCTGGGGAAAAAGGGGGGCAGGTGGATTTTGCTCTCGGCACCGATACCGGCGGCAGTATCCGTGTTCCGGCGGCGTGGTGCGGCGTGGCGGGGTTCAAGCCCAGCAAGGATCATCCCGACTATTCGCTGGCGGGCGTGCTGCCCCTCAGTCCCACTTGTGACCATGCAGGCCCACTGGCGCGGGATGTGACAACGCTGGCCCGTGTCCACACTGCCCTGACTGGAAGACAACTTGAAGCCCAAGCTTGGTCAGGCTTACGCGTGGGCTTGTGGCTGCCGGAAGGCTGGACAGACCGCCCGGTGCGGGAAGCGGTGGAGGCGTTCGCGGCAAGGTTGGAGGGTGTAGGGGCCAACCTCTCCCCCGCCGTGCTCCCCGAGATGCTGGACGCCTACACCCCCATTGTGCTGAGTGAAGCGGCACAGGTTCACCGGGAGGCGTTGCGGCAGGATGACCCCGGTTTTACCCCCTTTACGCTGGGATTGCTGCGGCAGGGGGCGGCACTTGCGGCAGCAGAGGTGGACGCTGCTCACGCCCGCCGCGCCGACCACCGAGAGCTTCTCGACGCCCTCTGGAGCAGGTTTGATGTGCTTCTGGCCCCCGCCGTGCCCACGCCGCCCCCGCTGATCGGGCAAGACACCGCAGAGTTGGAAGGCGGCCCGCTGCCCCTGCGCCGCGCCGTGCTGCGCCTGACTGCGCCGTTCAGTCTGCTGGGGGTTCCGGCGCTGGCCCTGCCCACCCAAGCTGAATATGTCGGCGTGCAACTGGTGATGGCGCGTGGGCAAGATGACCGCCTGCTGGGGTTGGGATTGGCGCTGGAAATGGGGGGGATCACCTGA